The following are encoded together in the Bdellovibrio sp. ArHS genome:
- a CDS encoding Fic family protein encodes MALSFFGPAHAAQMCEYVFTEPQVKARGADFGLRSEARQPETPLELLQFKTIKGDLWATLEKIPPQRKAQIEHLLASVEFFDYTHTAEKILPNFLEGKREVLDFSVLYDRAGEERSAPFKGFLRARDNFLRKEQPPITAELLSEIHKRIMENGVEGVRLQQLGVWRDGHWTGNVAGAFKVTPKEAEILRENPYLSFEEGARSDSTLNENVWKNVKIWGSHRNMVAETGNAVEISGRIHYPYVKTPKQETVDLIKNSHPEVYKQIMEYREQHGTSYSGQGPQALEQAFTKALVEERFARFNAERAALGEVKIGINEHRYIDLVADLQRDLVAIHPVLNGNGRTTRLLMNYMLTKEGLPPVRLVDPFLDVQVSQKEWREYVHKGVVNNAKLQADVLFRLKNGLTVEHSPELLYPGLPEMVSISLKQQGKTKEVQNYAQAKVDAGQFNAFIKALMQKHPELTTEIKNNRLRAMSRIADLFVEYYRSKTVRYIHDKDGEREIGLRLVDPDFVDLFAVNRSGNKTLWDAKIDRWYDKDMLVWRGLSNKTKEPIRQELLDYFKKPTSHLVSNSVLRALRAGTPLVQAIKADFALFNKESLNGDMVEMAIDHHRSGPKYGISYGYSTSKREVVGKAFAMGAMVVGEYGKHMDPALQAQLKSRINVASYRALKDVDLGRLKAFDPEFSYTYGRQAEVMGIGGTDPDAVMLIQKLDATGKVMETLLRNVEKPNEVLVIDGRYVPGEGPLPTERIKERLLIQPTTP; translated from the coding sequence ATGGCGCTCAGCTTTTTTGGACCGGCACATGCCGCCCAAATGTGCGAGTATGTCTTTACAGAGCCGCAGGTCAAAGCTCGCGGCGCGGATTTTGGTCTGCGATCTGAAGCAAGACAGCCCGAAACTCCCCTTGAACTTTTGCAATTTAAAACAATCAAAGGCGATCTTTGGGCCACGCTGGAAAAAATCCCGCCACAACGCAAAGCTCAGATCGAGCACCTTCTGGCATCGGTCGAGTTCTTCGATTACACCCACACGGCCGAAAAGATTCTACCTAACTTCCTTGAAGGCAAGCGCGAAGTTTTGGATTTTTCTGTACTCTACGATCGCGCGGGAGAAGAAAGATCGGCCCCTTTTAAGGGGTTCTTGCGAGCTCGTGATAATTTCCTAAGAAAAGAACAGCCTCCCATCACGGCTGAACTTTTGTCGGAAATCCATAAGCGCATCATGGAAAATGGTGTTGAGGGTGTTCGTCTTCAACAGCTCGGCGTGTGGCGCGATGGTCATTGGACCGGGAATGTTGCTGGCGCCTTCAAAGTCACTCCGAAAGAAGCTGAGATTTTAAGAGAAAATCCCTATCTAAGTTTTGAGGAAGGGGCCCGCTCAGACAGCACGCTGAATGAAAATGTTTGGAAAAATGTAAAAATCTGGGGATCCCACCGCAACATGGTTGCCGAAACAGGCAATGCCGTCGAGATCTCCGGCCGTATTCATTACCCCTATGTGAAGACGCCAAAGCAAGAGACCGTCGATCTGATTAAGAATTCTCATCCGGAAGTTTACAAACAGATCATGGAATACCGTGAACAGCATGGTACTTCCTACTCAGGCCAAGGTCCTCAAGCTTTAGAACAAGCCTTCACCAAAGCTCTTGTTGAGGAACGCTTTGCACGTTTCAATGCCGAACGCGCCGCTTTGGGCGAAGTTAAAATTGGCATTAATGAACACAGATATATCGACCTCGTCGCAGATCTTCAGCGTGACCTGGTTGCGATCCACCCGGTTCTTAATGGGAATGGTCGCACGACAAGACTCTTGATGAACTACATGCTGACGAAGGAAGGTTTGCCTCCGGTTCGTCTAGTGGATCCTTTTTTAGATGTTCAGGTCTCTCAAAAAGAGTGGCGTGAATACGTTCATAAAGGCGTGGTTAACAACGCAAAACTACAGGCAGATGTTCTGTTCCGCCTGAAAAATGGCCTGACAGTTGAGCACTCGCCAGAGTTATTGTACCCAGGTTTGCCGGAAATGGTCAGTATCTCGCTAAAACAACAGGGCAAGACCAAGGAAGTGCAGAACTACGCCCAAGCAAAAGTGGATGCAGGACAGTTCAATGCCTTCATCAAAGCTTTGATGCAAAAACACCCTGAATTGACAACTGAGATTAAGAACAACCGCCTGCGCGCGATGTCTCGTATCGCTGATTTGTTTGTTGAGTACTACAGATCAAAAACGGTTCGCTACATCCACGATAAAGATGGGGAACGCGAGATCGGCTTGCGCCTTGTTGACCCGGACTTTGTGGATCTGTTTGCCGTTAACAGATCCGGCAATAAAACACTTTGGGACGCAAAAATCGACCGCTGGTACGACAAAGACATGCTTGTCTGGCGTGGTCTTTCCAATAAAACCAAAGAGCCTATTCGTCAGGAGTTATTGGACTACTTCAAAAAACCGACTTCTCACCTGGTTTCCAATAGCGTGTTAAGAGCTCTTCGTGCGGGCACGCCACTGGTTCAGGCGATCAAGGCTGACTTTGCTCTGTTTAACAAAGAATCTTTGAATGGCGATATGGTTGAAATGGCTATTGATCACCATAGAAGTGGTCCTAAATACGGCATCTCCTACGGATATTCGACGTCTAAGCGTGAAGTAGTTGGTAAAGCCTTTGCGATGGGCGCGATGGTTGTCGGCGAGTATGGTAAACACATGGATCCGGCGCTTCAGGCGCAACTGAAGTCTCGTATCAATGTCGCCTCTTACCGTGCACTTAAAGACGTTGATTTGGGTCGTTTAAAGGCGTTTGATCCCGAGTTTTCCTACACCTATGGCCGCCAAGCCGAAGTGATGGGTATCGGAGGTACAGATCCAGATGCCGTGATGTTAATCCAAAAATTGGATGCGACCGGTAAAGTTATGGAAACGCTTCTAAGAAACGTTGAAAAGCCAAATGAAGTTTTGGTTATCGACGGTCGCTATGTGCCGGGAGAAGGACCTCTCCCGACAGAAAGAATCAAAGAGCGCCTGCTTATTCAGCCAACCACTCCTTAA
- a CDS encoding aminotransferase class V-fold PLP-dependent enzyme, protein MFQDFSTDFKKYKDTSFVNLNNGTLGLCPSAVIDQQKRELELFELNTSYSLGASWSRLWSLQQQLAAFFNADPQDLFLRPNVTLALNEIVMGLPLPKGSEILTTNFEYGAVVNILKFKARNEQLNLRFMNADFLYSDISADEAVANFAKEISEQTRVLVVSHVFTGNGIQLPLAKLAKELRKKNVWLVVDGAHAPGLFNLDFNKDLQDVDFYAGNLHKWFMGPKGTAFGWVNPALQSQLFPRYGSWTTEAELAPVMGEFRNHPFAARMLWSHSQNFSSYYGLESTLAFWSRSGKNQIFAEIQKRRNYLEDGLNRLQIKPLKSRHSEIASSLLCYKIEDFKGLHFDDLIVRDSNPRIQVGLPRVPGSPVMRLTPHIHNSQAELDTALLTLAKFV, encoded by the coding sequence ATGTTTCAGGATTTTTCGACTGATTTTAAGAAGTACAAGGACACCTCTTTTGTAAATCTGAATAACGGCACGCTGGGGCTTTGTCCTTCGGCTGTTATTGACCAGCAAAAAAGAGAGCTCGAACTCTTCGAGTTGAACACTTCTTACAGTCTAGGGGCCTCGTGGTCGCGTTTATGGAGTCTGCAGCAACAACTGGCGGCCTTCTTCAATGCCGACCCTCAGGATCTTTTCCTGCGCCCCAATGTCACGCTGGCATTAAATGAAATTGTCATGGGACTTCCTCTGCCGAAAGGCTCTGAGATCCTGACCACGAACTTTGAGTACGGTGCCGTCGTTAATATTCTGAAATTCAAAGCACGTAACGAGCAACTAAATCTGCGCTTTATGAATGCTGATTTTCTTTACTCGGATATCAGTGCTGACGAGGCTGTTGCCAATTTCGCCAAAGAAATTTCCGAACAAACCCGGGTGTTGGTAGTCAGTCATGTCTTTACCGGCAATGGCATTCAACTTCCCTTGGCAAAACTTGCGAAAGAACTGCGTAAGAAAAATGTGTGGCTGGTGGTGGACGGCGCTCATGCTCCGGGATTGTTTAATCTGGATTTTAATAAAGATCTTCAAGATGTCGATTTCTATGCCGGAAATTTACATAAATGGTTCATGGGGCCAAAGGGCACTGCCTTCGGCTGGGTGAATCCCGCACTCCAGAGTCAGCTTTTTCCTCGATATGGCTCATGGACAACGGAAGCAGAACTAGCTCCCGTCATGGGAGAATTCAGAAATCATCCCTTTGCCGCCCGCATGCTATGGTCACACTCACAAAACTTTAGCTCGTATTACGGCCTGGAATCGACTTTGGCCTTTTGGTCCCGCTCAGGAAAAAATCAGATCTTCGCTGAAATTCAAAAACGCCGAAACTATCTTGAGGACGGATTGAATCGTTTGCAGATAAAGCCACTTAAAAGCCGTCATTCAGAAATAGCTTCATCTTTGTTATGTTACAAAATTGAGGATTTCAAGGGGTTGCATTTTGACGATTTGATCGTGCGCGATTCCAATCCCAGAATCCAGGTCGGGCTGCCTCGTGTTCCAGGCAGTCCTGTAATGCGACTGACCCCGCATATTCACAACTCTCAGGCTGAACTGGACACGGCTCTTCTTACCCTTGCAAAGTTTGTCTAG
- a CDS encoding NADAR family protein — translation MAKTIFISFFVFLSAVLISCSDSSSKNPQIVNPANKADNSWQAPYPAHWWKSVPREQAKSWEILPQDAGIMEVVLSKRNELGLLSNFADASFVFHGVCYPTVEAFWQMMKYPETENDPRWTWAKKWKYTREEVSQMNGYAAKSAGGYANFLMEKNNANWVTFEGKVFPFATKEPAEHYNLIYAALIEKLRQNPIVLEVLMKTNDLKLLPDHGVSEKSPREWHYYLLWMDIREQLKKNQLSLVTTEDLSLKTCKGHNN, via the coding sequence ATGGCTAAAACGATATTTATTTCTTTTTTTGTGTTCTTGTCGGCCGTTCTAATTTCTTGTTCAGATTCCAGCTCGAAAAACCCTCAAATCGTAAATCCTGCCAATAAAGCAGATAATTCCTGGCAAGCCCCCTATCCAGCCCATTGGTGGAAGAGTGTTCCGCGCGAGCAGGCAAAATCCTGGGAAATTCTTCCTCAGGATGCAGGCATTATGGAAGTTGTTTTGAGCAAAAGAAATGAATTAGGTCTGCTTTCTAATTTCGCCGACGCGTCTTTCGTGTTCCACGGCGTGTGTTACCCGACAGTGGAAGCTTTCTGGCAAATGATGAAATATCCCGAGACCGAAAATGATCCGCGCTGGACCTGGGCAAAAAAATGGAAATACACGCGTGAAGAAGTATCACAGATGAACGGCTATGCTGCAAAAAGTGCTGGGGGCTACGCCAACTTTCTGATGGAAAAGAACAATGCCAACTGGGTGACTTTCGAAGGCAAAGTTTTTCCGTTTGCGACGAAAGAACCCGCCGAACACTACAATTTGATCTATGCAGCCCTGATCGAAAAGCTTCGTCAAAACCCGATCGTGCTTGAGGTTCTGATGAAAACAAATGATTTGAAACTTCTCCCCGACCACGGTGTTTCAGAAAAATCGCCTCGTGAATGGCATTACTATTTATTGTGGATGGATATTCGCGAACAGCTGAAAAAGAATCAGTTGTCTTTGGTAACGACGGAGGATCTCTCTTTGAAAACCTGTAAAGGTCACAACAACTAA
- a CDS encoding MBL fold metallo-hydrolase, with protein MEIGFLGGASTVTGSKFLVHNDGTRILVDCGMFQGLKELRQLNWSDFPIEPNNIDAVVLTHAHLDHCGALPLLVKKGFKGEIHCTEATLEVTKIILLDSAKIQEEDAEYANKKGFSKHHPALALYTVEDVNRTLPLFRTHKVHEEFKIGTLSIELFNSGHILGASSVLVSNGEKKVYFSGDLGRNNDPLMWPPEPPQEADYIVMESTYGNRDHSEIPSKEILKQCILEIAKSKGVLLIPSFAVGRAQNLMYEIVELKRAGEVPAQIPVYLNTPMGQEISDLYEAYPFFHRLGPGQFAEILSEVHNVKTAEDSKLLNEQSGPMVIIAASGMLTGGRVLHHLKAFAPNPRNILLLAGFQSAGTRGRRILDGEKEIKMHGMYVDISCKVVPSDSFSAHADRSDLMNWLKQAPISPQKVFLVHGERSASEELGSRIKADLKWDVEIPEMNQIIRL; from the coding sequence GTGGAGATTGGTTTTCTTGGCGGTGCAAGCACTGTGACTGGATCCAAATTTTTGGTTCATAATGACGGAACCCGTATTCTTGTTGATTGCGGCATGTTTCAAGGCCTTAAAGAATTGCGCCAACTCAACTGGTCTGATTTCCCAATCGAACCAAACAACATCGATGCGGTGGTCTTAACCCATGCTCACTTGGACCATTGTGGAGCTTTGCCATTACTTGTAAAAAAAGGTTTTAAAGGGGAGATTCACTGCACCGAAGCCACGCTTGAAGTCACGAAGATCATTCTTCTGGATTCCGCAAAAATTCAGGAAGAAGATGCTGAATACGCCAATAAAAAAGGGTTCTCTAAACATCATCCCGCTCTGGCTCTTTATACCGTTGAAGACGTCAATCGCACTCTGCCTCTGTTTAGAACGCATAAAGTGCATGAGGAATTTAAAATTGGCACCTTATCCATCGAATTATTTAACTCAGGACACATCCTGGGCGCATCTTCTGTCTTAGTTTCTAATGGTGAAAAGAAAGTTTATTTTTCCGGGGATTTGGGACGCAATAACGATCCTTTGATGTGGCCTCCAGAGCCGCCTCAAGAAGCGGATTATATCGTGATGGAATCTACATATGGGAATCGCGACCATTCAGAAATCCCTTCAAAAGAGATTTTGAAACAATGTATCTTAGAGATCGCAAAATCCAAAGGGGTGCTGTTAATACCTAGTTTTGCCGTGGGCCGCGCGCAGAATCTGATGTACGAAATTGTAGAGTTAAAAAGGGCAGGGGAAGTCCCCGCGCAAATCCCCGTTTATTTAAATACTCCCATGGGACAAGAGATCTCAGATCTGTATGAGGCCTACCCGTTTTTCCATCGTCTAGGTCCAGGTCAATTTGCGGAAATTCTGTCAGAAGTTCACAATGTCAAAACCGCCGAAGATTCGAAGCTTTTAAACGAGCAATCAGGCCCCATGGTGATCATTGCCGCCAGTGGTATGTTGACTGGAGGCCGAGTTTTACATCACTTAAAGGCCTTTGCGCCAAACCCACGAAATATTCTGCTATTGGCAGGCTTTCAAAGTGCTGGAACTCGTGGTCGCCGCATTCTGGATGGTGAAAAGGAAATCAAAATGCATGGTATGTATGTAGATATCTCATGCAAAGTCGTTCCTTCGGATTCGTTTTCAGCCCATGCAGATCGCAGTGATCTGATGAACTGGTTAAAACAAGCTCCTATAAGCCCGCAGAAAGTCTTTTTAGTGCATGGGGAAAGGTCTGCATCGGAAGAGCTTGGATCGCGTATTAAAGCCGATTTAAAGTGGGATGTGGAAATTCCAGAAATGAACCAAATTATCAGGCTTTAA
- a CDS encoding VOC family protein: MKVKRIVANIETKKISAARRFYEKVLGLDVLMDHGWLVTYGSSTKMTVQISFASQGGSNTKVPDLSIEVDDVNEAYRRMKKARFKIKYPLTEEPWGVRRFFVQDPFGQTVNILEHL, encoded by the coding sequence ATGAAAGTAAAACGAATCGTCGCAAACATCGAAACCAAAAAGATCTCAGCCGCGCGCCGTTTTTATGAAAAAGTTTTGGGCTTGGATGTCCTTATGGACCACGGCTGGCTTGTTACTTATGGATCCAGTACAAAAATGACGGTGCAGATTAGCTTTGCATCTCAAGGTGGATCGAATACGAAAGTGCCTGATTTATCGATTGAAGTCGATGATGTTAACGAGGCATATCGCCGCATGAAAAAAGCCCGATTTAAAATCAAATATCCTTTAACCGAAGAACCTTGGGGCGTACGAAGATTTTTCGTTCAAGATCCTTTTGGTCAGACAGTGAACATTTTGGAACATCTTTAA
- a CDS encoding cupin domain-containing protein → MSINKKFIKASEAPLRTTPSNYPPEFAVRMNGRDKRPLGDLFGIKKFGVNLTTLRPGAESALLHKHSLQEEFIFILEGQPTLVTDEGEYLLAPGDCAGFSPEGPAHKLINRSPDPVIYLEMGDRSPHDEASYPADDLKAVLGENGKWIFTHKDGRPY, encoded by the coding sequence ATGTCGATAAATAAAAAATTTATTAAAGCCTCTGAGGCGCCGTTACGGACCACCCCTTCGAATTACCCTCCCGAATTTGCTGTGCGCATGAATGGACGAGACAAAAGACCTTTAGGAGACCTCTTTGGAATCAAAAAATTTGGCGTCAATCTGACCACTCTGAGGCCCGGTGCGGAATCCGCGTTATTGCATAAGCACTCTTTACAGGAAGAGTTTATTTTTATCCTGGAGGGACAACCCACCTTGGTCACGGATGAGGGTGAATATCTTCTTGCACCCGGTGATTGCGCTGGATTTTCCCCTGAAGGTCCAGCCCATAAACTCATAAATAGATCACCAGATCCGGTGATCTATCTTGAAATGGGAGATCGTAGTCCCCATGATGAAGCGTCTTATCCTGCGGATGATCTGAAAGCTGTGCTTGGCGAAAATGGAAAGTGGATTTTTACACATAAAGACGGAAGGCCTTACTAG
- a CDS encoding GNAT family N-acetyltransferase: MSHAEFEVFNHRTNNYYAFRRLSFEQDVDLYCRWMQQPYVAQWWGLNLSRADLAQKLLAELEDTHQELFIGLINGRPVSYFEKYWLHADALGHFIHHEPFDQGLHFLIGEPTYFGRLHTSSSIAAFTKLIFTEKRTQRVIGEPDIRNKAALLYAEANCFVQREIVTLPERTSAIMVCEREQFFSRFAKEETQLYRRFPAANEASFSANL, from the coding sequence ATGTCACATGCCGAGTTCGAGGTCTTCAACCATCGCACCAACAATTACTACGCCTTTCGACGTCTTTCTTTTGAACAGGATGTCGATCTTTACTGCCGATGGATGCAACAGCCCTACGTAGCGCAATGGTGGGGATTGAATTTATCCCGCGCGGATCTCGCGCAAAAACTGCTTGCAGAGCTTGAGGATACTCATCAGGAACTTTTTATCGGTCTTATTAATGGTCGACCAGTAAGTTATTTCGAAAAGTACTGGTTGCATGCAGATGCGTTGGGGCACTTTATTCATCATGAGCCCTTTGATCAGGGGCTGCATTTTCTTATCGGCGAACCAACCTATTTCGGACGCTTACACACGTCCTCTTCAATAGCGGCATTCACGAAACTCATCTTTACAGAAAAGCGGACCCAACGTGTTATCGGCGAGCCAGATATTCGTAATAAGGCCGCCCTTCTCTATGCAGAAGCCAATTGTTTTGTGCAAAGAGAAATCGTCACACTTCCGGAAAGAACCTCGGCAATAATGGTCTGCGAGCGGGAACAGTTTTTTTCGCGCTTCGCGAAAGAGGAAACTCAGCTTTACCGAAGATTTCCGGCTGCAAACGAAGCGTCCTTTTCAGCGAATCTTTAA
- a CDS encoding KH domain-containing protein — MTFMGEMESYKFEEPKSKSMSIEAQEAYREEIRSLVEHITRLLVDQPETVTVTTYVGPKTTVYRVNCAKENLGQVIGSQGKTIMGLRAVVHAMTARTGIRSIVEIPV, encoded by the coding sequence ATGACGTTTATGGGCGAGATGGAATCTTATAAATTTGAAGAACCGAAAAGCAAGAGTATGTCTATAGAAGCTCAAGAGGCTTATCGTGAAGAGATTCGCTCATTGGTTGAGCACATCACGCGACTGCTCGTCGATCAGCCAGAGACGGTGACAGTGACCACCTATGTCGGCCCTAAAACCACTGTTTATCGGGTGAATTGTGCCAAAGAAAATCTAGGTCAGGTCATTGGCAGTCAGGGTAAAACCATTATGGGCTTGCGCGCGGTGGTTCACGCCATGACAGCAAGGACGGGGATTCGTTCCATCGTGGAAATACCGGTTTAG
- a CDS encoding alpha/beta hydrolase-fold protein, translated as MKSASLFLLLLHVAVFSWAQSKEEIQNEIEIESLNYQCGADTVRGIDFKYCYRKARATNNDDIVYFFHGLYGSEKSWQRQFWGTWFIQKWWYFRGYQPRVISISFGPQWLLVNNKKYPLLPLFTEEIMPMMEKRLGGLRKGKRHIIGQSMGGFNATQVALRNPGMFSRVALLCPAITHIGPYDSEKDIQNYVARTGAKLRLVKKMLTVSRSFFLNKADWDLHNPFNLLKKYKSSERAKFYLSTGMIDGYGFQEGSKDFYDMAHGKSFFSRWVPVPGGHCNFNRKNTAYFIMGE; from the coding sequence ATGAAAAGCGCATCTTTATTCTTGCTCCTTCTGCACGTTGCAGTGTTTTCCTGGGCGCAATCCAAAGAAGAAATTCAAAACGAAATTGAAATTGAAAGCCTGAATTATCAGTGCGGCGCGGACACCGTTCGCGGTATTGACTTTAAGTATTGTTATCGCAAGGCCAGGGCTACCAACAATGATGACATCGTCTATTTCTTTCATGGACTGTATGGCTCAGAAAAATCCTGGCAGCGTCAGTTTTGGGGAACTTGGTTTATTCAAAAGTGGTGGTATTTCAGAGGTTATCAGCCGCGCGTGATCTCTATTTCCTTCGGTCCTCAGTGGCTTCTTGTGAATAACAAAAAGTATCCGCTGCTGCCGCTATTTACTGAAGAGATCATGCCCATGATGGAAAAACGTCTGGGGGGATTGCGAAAAGGCAAACGCCATATAATCGGCCAGTCGATGGGTGGATTCAATGCCACTCAAGTGGCCCTAAGAAATCCGGGAATGTTTTCCCGTGTGGCTCTGCTTTGTCCCGCGATCACTCATATTGGTCCTTATGATTCAGAAAAAGACATTCAAAACTATGTTGCGCGGACCGGAGCGAAACTTCGTTTGGTCAAAAAAATGCTGACAGTTTCCCGGTCCTTTTTTTTAAACAAAGCGGATTGGGATCTTCACAATCCCTTTAATTTGTTAAAAAAATACAAGTCTTCTGAACGAGCCAAATTTTATCTGTCGACTGGCATGATAGACGGATATGGCTTCCAAGAAGGATCGAAAGATTTTTATGATATGGCTCACGGGAAATCCTTCTTTTCCAGATGGGTCCCTGTTCCTGGTGGTCACTGTAATTTTAATAGAAAAAACACGGCTTACTTCATCATGGGGGAATGA